Proteins from one Flavobacterium branchiarum genomic window:
- a CDS encoding glycoside hydrolase family 28 protein, whose protein sequence is MKYKILFLLLISLNCFAQAVDYPTAKVDSIVNRIKLPVIPTYQINVVTLGAKGDSVSDSKPAFDKAMALCKKNKGGTIIVPKGVYKLNGPIHFVSNVKLLIEKDAKIKFSDNPNHYLPMVLTSWEGTMLYNYSPLVYAYNCTDIAITGEGTIDGEGGKTWKSFKVKEGAGKKRSREMNHNNVPLKDRKFGDGYFLRPQMIQFFNCKNILVEKIRIENSPFWCLHLLKSESITVRDITYKSLNHNNDGIDPEYAKDVLIERVTFNNGDDNIAIKAGRDHEGRANSTTPSENIVIRNCSFKGLHGVVLGSEMSAGIKNIYVENCKTVGYLKRGIYLKTNADRGGYIKDVFVKNIQLDEVEDCFYITANYHGEGSGYPSEISNVLFSNITCNKATGTGIAIQGFPEKKVRNISLNNIEIKSAKNAISNSNAENVTMSEIYIGEKATVPTAVSKN, encoded by the coding sequence ATGAAATACAAGATATTATTCCTTCTATTAATCTCACTGAATTGTTTTGCGCAAGCAGTCGATTATCCAACAGCTAAAGTCGATTCAATTGTTAACAGAATTAAGCTACCAGTTATTCCAACTTACCAAATTAATGTAGTCACTCTTGGAGCCAAAGGAGATTCTGTGAGCGATAGTAAACCCGCTTTTGATAAAGCAATGGCACTATGTAAAAAGAATAAAGGAGGTACAATTATAGTTCCCAAAGGCGTTTACAAACTCAATGGACCAATTCACTTTGTTAGTAATGTAAAACTATTGATAGAGAAAGATGCTAAAATAAAATTCAGCGATAATCCAAACCATTATTTACCAATGGTATTGACAAGCTGGGAGGGAACAATGTTATATAATTACAGTCCGCTTGTGTATGCTTACAATTGTACAGATATTGCAATAACAGGCGAAGGAACAATCGACGGAGAAGGAGGGAAAACATGGAAAAGTTTCAAAGTAAAAGAAGGAGCAGGAAAGAAACGAAGCCGTGAAATGAATCATAATAATGTACCATTAAAAGATCGAAAATTTGGAGATGGATATTTTTTAAGACCACAAATGATACAGTTTTTTAATTGCAAAAATATTTTAGTTGAGAAGATAAGAATTGAAAATTCTCCATTTTGGTGTTTACATTTATTGAAATCCGAAAGTATTACAGTTAGAGATATAACGTATAAATCTTTAAATCATAACAATGACGGAATAGATCCTGAGTATGCAAAAGATGTTTTAATTGAACGAGTTACATTTAATAACGGTGATGATAATATAGCTATTAAAGCAGGTAGAGACCATGAAGGAAGAGCTAACAGTACCACGCCAAGTGAAAATATTGTAATTAGAAATTGTAGTTTTAAAGGCCTCCACGGAGTAGTTTTAGGAAGCGAAATGTCGGCAGGAATTAAAAATATTTATGTTGAGAATTGCAAAACGGTTGGTTACTTAAAAAGAGGCATTTATTTAAAAACAAATGCCGACCGTGGTGGATATATAAAAGATGTTTTTGTTAAAAATATTCAGTTAGATGAAGTTGAGGATTGTTTTTACATCACAGCCAATTATCATGGAGAAGGTAGCGGTTACCCATCAGAAATATCAAATGTTTTATTCTCAAATATCACCTGCAATAAAGCAACCGGAACTGGAATTGCTATTCAGGGATTTCCAGAGAAAAAAGTTCGGAATATTTCATTGAATAACATCGAAATCAAATCGGCAAAGAATGCAATTTCAAATAGCAATGCAGAAAATGTCACAATGAGCGAAATTTATATCGGAGAAAAAGCAACAGTGCCCACGGCAGTTTCTAAGAATTAG
- a CDS encoding rhamnogalacturonan acetylesterase: MKYYLLIVFLISLSVTAQKATLYCIGDSTMANKKDSERNPEHGWCQVLQPFFNQNIVVDNRAVNGRSTKSFIAEKRWDTIYKLLKKGDYVFIQFGHNDAKIADSLRYTNPHTAYRHNLIRFVTQSREKGAIPILFSSIARRNFNEQGVLIETHGDYPLEARLVAQELKVPFIDLEYHTELLEQSYGPEQSKKLHLHYKVGEIAFYPDGKNDDTHLSLLGATEVAKLAVKQIRLSDNRLLKKLKNELKNKAED; the protein is encoded by the coding sequence ATGAAATATTATCTATTAATCGTATTCTTAATAAGCCTTAGTGTGACAGCACAAAAAGCGACATTATATTGCATTGGTGATTCTACAATGGCGAATAAAAAAGATTCGGAACGAAATCCAGAGCATGGTTGGTGTCAAGTATTGCAACCTTTTTTTAATCAAAATATAGTAGTTGATAACAGAGCGGTTAATGGGAGAAGTACAAAAAGTTTTATAGCAGAAAAACGCTGGGATACGATATATAAACTACTTAAAAAAGGAGATTATGTATTTATCCAATTTGGACATAATGATGCAAAAATTGCAGACTCTTTGCGCTATACAAACCCGCATACAGCATATCGCCATAATTTGATTCGTTTTGTGACTCAAAGTAGAGAAAAAGGAGCAATTCCGATTTTGTTTTCATCAATTGCTAGAAGAAATTTTAACGAACAAGGAGTTTTAATTGAGACACACGGAGATTATCCGTTGGAAGCAAGATTAGTTGCTCAGGAATTAAAGGTTCCATTTATCGACTTAGAATATCATACCGAATTATTAGAGCAGTCTTATGGACCAGAGCAATCTAAAAAGCTTCATTTGCATTATAAAGTAGGGGAGATTGCCTTTTATCCGGATGGTAAAAATGACGATACGCATCTTTCATTATTAGGAGCAACAGAAGTAGCAAAATTAGCTGTTAAACAAATTAGACTTTCTGATAATAGGTTGCTTAAAAAACTTAAAAACGAGCTAAAAAATAAAGCAGAAGATTAA
- a CDS encoding VIT1/CCC1 transporter family protein, translating to MEKEQHYINRSGWVRAAVLGANDGILSTTSLAIGIAAASATREPIILATLAGLVAGALSMAAGEYVSVSSQSDIETADLERERIALETVPELELIELAEIYENRGLTPELAKEVAVQLTAHNALESHARDELGINEITQAKPLQAAFASAASFISGGILPLLVSIFAPLKDIVLFQYAFAIIFLALSGALAAKAGGSSTIKAVIRISVWGTFAMGISALVGYIFGVNI from the coding sequence ATGGAAAAGGAACAGCATTATATAAACAGAAGTGGCTGGGTTCGTGCAGCTGTCCTTGGTGCTAATGATGGGATTTTATCGACTACTAGTCTCGCTATTGGTATTGCTGCCGCAAGCGCTACTCGTGAACCTATTATTTTAGCAACTCTAGCTGGTTTGGTGGCTGGTGCTTTATCTATGGCTGCTGGCGAATATGTTTCTGTAAGCTCCCAATCTGATATTGAAACTGCTGACCTAGAAAGAGAACGTATTGCGTTAGAAACTGTGCCTGAATTAGAGTTAATTGAGTTAGCTGAAATCTACGAAAATAGAGGACTAACTCCCGAGCTTGCCAAAGAAGTTGCCGTGCAATTAACTGCTCATAACGCTTTAGAATCTCATGCTAGAGATGAATTGGGTATTAACGAAATTACTCAGGCAAAACCATTACAAGCCGCTTTTGCTTCTGCAGCATCATTTATTTCTGGTGGAATTCTTCCTCTCCTTGTTTCAATTTTTGCTCCTCTTAAAGATATTGTACTATTTCAATATGCTTTTGCCATTATTTTCCTCGCTCTTTCTGGTGCGTTAGCTGCTAAAGCTGGTGGTTCTAGCACTATAAAAGCTGTTATAAGAATTTCTGTTTGGGGAACTTTTGCAATGGGTATATCTGCTCTGGTTGGGTATATTTTTGGAGTAAATATTTAA
- the pelA gene encoding pectate lyase translates to MKFIKSIILNLILLAGSSLMLHAQSNYKSWSDIIRKSDASWFATPEAQIIAENVLLYQRNIGGWPKNIEMQKPLSDTEKQSLIALKSDLHDITTDNGATYQEMLFLAKMYKQKPDERYNKAFLSGLDYLLEAQYDNGGWPQFYPLKKGYYTHITYNDDSMFHILTILKQIAETSDYYGIPIPKEYVTKAKVAFDKGITCIIKTQYKQNGVLTAWCAQHDENTLAPAKARAYELPSLSGKESAKITLLLMTIDNPSPEVITAVKSAYAWFEKTKITNLEEKRILNDAGKIIDKKMIVTQNAAPIWARFMELDSNEPFFCDRDGVKKKTLDEIGAERKNGYSWYSDEPKEVLKKYPSWEKKYAFEKSEKKKLKI, encoded by the coding sequence ATGAAATTCATAAAATCCATAATATTAAATCTTATTCTACTCGCTGGTAGTAGTTTAATGTTGCATGCTCAGAGTAATTATAAAAGTTGGAGTGATATTATTCGCAAGAGCGATGCTTCTTGGTTTGCCACTCCCGAAGCTCAAATTATAGCCGAAAATGTGTTGTTATACCAACGTAATATTGGTGGATGGCCAAAGAATATCGAAATGCAAAAACCGCTTTCAGATACAGAAAAACAAAGTTTAATTGCACTAAAAAGTGATCTGCACGATATCACAACCGACAATGGAGCTACTTATCAAGAAATGCTTTTCCTTGCAAAAATGTATAAACAAAAGCCAGACGAAAGGTATAACAAAGCCTTTCTTTCTGGACTTGATTATTTGTTAGAAGCACAATATGACAACGGTGGTTGGCCACAATTTTACCCTCTTAAAAAAGGATATTATACCCATATTACTTACAATGATGATTCGATGTTTCACATCTTAACGATACTGAAACAAATCGCAGAAACTTCAGATTATTACGGTATTCCTATTCCCAAAGAGTATGTTACTAAAGCTAAAGTTGCATTTGATAAAGGAATAACTTGCATCATAAAAACACAGTACAAACAAAATGGGGTTTTAACAGCTTGGTGCGCACAGCATGACGAAAATACTTTGGCACCAGCCAAAGCAAGAGCTTATGAATTGCCTTCTTTAAGCGGAAAAGAATCTGCTAAAATTACATTGTTATTGATGACAATCGATAATCCATCACCAGAAGTAATTACAGCAGTAAAAAGTGCCTATGCATGGTTTGAAAAAACTAAAATCACGAATCTTGAAGAAAAGCGTATTCTTAACGATGCAGGAAAGATCATTGATAAGAAAATGATTGTTACTCAAAATGCGGCACCAATTTGGGCAAGATTCATGGAATTAGACAGTAATGAACCTTTTTTTTGTGACAGAGATGGCGTTAAAAAGAAAACTCTAGACGAAATAGGAGCAGAACGTAAAAACGGTTACTCTTGGTACTCCGATGAACCAAAAGAGGTTTTAAAAAAATATCCGAGTTGGGAAAAAAAATACGCTTTTGAAAAAAGCGAAAAAAAAAAGCTGAAAATATAA
- a CDS encoding DoxX family protein yields MNYIPLIGRILFSIIFMYSSIANFSDYYIYEATAKGIPSSYILVPLVGVFELLGGLSILTGFMAKWGAWVIIFILLPVTLIMHDFWNVEDPVRHQYVFMTFMRNISIIGAALMISYFGAGPYSFDECKERLS; encoded by the coding sequence ATGAATTATATCCCTTTAATCGGCAGAATCCTGTTTAGTATAATTTTCATGTATTCGTCAATCGCAAATTTTTCAGATTATTATATTTATGAAGCGACGGCAAAAGGAATACCATCTTCTTATATTTTAGTGCCTTTGGTTGGTGTTTTTGAATTGTTAGGTGGATTAAGTATTTTAACTGGATTCATGGCTAAATGGGGAGCATGGGTAATAATTTTTATTCTTTTACCCGTAACATTAATTATGCATGATTTTTGGAATGTCGAAGATCCAGTTCGGCATCAATATGTTTTTATGACTTTTATGAGAAACATATCAATTATTGGTGCTGCATTAATGATTTCTTATTTTGGTGCTGGACCCTATAGTTTTGATGAATGTAAAGAGAGATTGTCCTAA
- a CDS encoding Hsp20/alpha crystallin family protein: MLSIRKNENNSQAFPSLLDDIFGRELFNWENNNFSATSTTLPSVNIKESDDKFEVELAAPGMDKNDFKVTLNDSLLTISSSKKDEKETVEDNFTRREFSYQSFQRSFKLPNNVVDEENIKANYDNGLLHLVIPKKEEAKENKEPRVIEIS; the protein is encoded by the coding sequence ATGTTAAGTATCAGAAAAAACGAAAATAATTCACAAGCATTCCCATCATTATTAGATGATATTTTTGGACGTGAACTTTTTAACTGGGAAAACAATAATTTTTCGGCTACAAGTACAACACTACCATCAGTAAATATTAAAGAATCTGATGATAAATTTGAGGTAGAACTTGCCGCTCCAGGAATGGATAAAAATGATTTTAAGGTTACTTTAAATGATAGTTTATTGACAATTTCATCAAGTAAAAAAGATGAAAAAGAAACTGTTGAAGATAACTTTACTCGTAGAGAATTTAGTTATCAATCATTCCAACGTAGTTTCAAATTACCAAACAACGTTGTTGATGAAGAAAATATAAAAGCAAATTACGATAACGGTCTTTTACATCTTGTTATTCCTAAAAAGGAAGAAGCAAAGGAAAATAAAGAGCCGCGAGTAATTGAAATTAGTTAA
- the galK gene encoding galactokinase, with amino-acid sequence MNEILIQNTTLFFKEKFGNEPQKIVLSPGRINLIGEHIDYNDGYVLPAAIDKIICFAFEKSNSQKSKIYAIDLNDEFELDLTKEIALSDIVWTNYILGVVKQLQDNGFSIEGFNCVFSSNIPVGSGLSSSAALECGMIFGIKELLKLTINKIDIALLGQKAEHWVGINCGIMDQFSSVHGLENKVIKLDCKTLEFEYHEANFNDYALVLFDSNVKHSLFTSEYNTRREECEKGLSIIKNSFPEIKSFRDCSEVQLLSIRDKMDEIVFKRVHYVIKEINRVAQACDALDNGNIELLGQLLFDTHQGLSVDYEVSCDELDMLVATAKEDDAIIGSRLMGGGFGGCTINLIKKGQENQVKNKFSSLYLDIFGIELKFYDVKIGNGTTLYNLDK; translated from the coding sequence ATGAATGAGATTTTAATTCAAAATACAACACTTTTTTTTAAAGAAAAATTTGGTAATGAACCACAAAAAATAGTTCTTTCACCAGGAAGAATTAATTTAATTGGTGAGCATATTGATTATAATGATGGATATGTTTTACCTGCGGCTATTGATAAAATTATTTGTTTTGCTTTTGAAAAAAGTAATTCCCAGAAATCAAAAATATATGCAATAGATCTAAATGATGAATTTGAATTAGATTTAACAAAAGAAATTGCATTGAGTGATATTGTATGGACAAATTATATTTTGGGAGTTGTAAAACAGCTTCAGGATAATGGTTTTTCTATAGAAGGATTTAATTGTGTTTTTAGTAGCAATATTCCAGTTGGTTCAGGATTATCATCTTCGGCAGCATTAGAGTGCGGGATGATTTTTGGTATAAAAGAACTTTTAAAGCTTACTATAAACAAGATTGATATTGCATTATTAGGGCAAAAAGCAGAACATTGGGTTGGAATTAATTGTGGTATTATGGATCAATTTTCAAGTGTCCATGGTCTTGAAAATAAAGTAATCAAATTAGATTGTAAAACATTAGAATTTGAATACCACGAAGCAAATTTCAATGATTATGCCTTGGTGTTATTTGACAGTAATGTGAAACATTCACTTTTTACATCTGAATACAATACACGTCGAGAAGAATGTGAAAAAGGATTGTCGATAATTAAAAATAGCTTTCCCGAAATAAAGAGTTTTAGGGATTGCAGTGAAGTTCAATTATTGAGTATTCGAGACAAAATGGATGAAATTGTTTTCAAAAGAGTGCATTATGTCATAAAAGAAATTAATCGTGTTGCGCAAGCTTGCGATGCTCTTGATAATGGAAATATTGAACTTTTAGGACAGCTATTATTTGATACTCATCAAGGCTTATCTGTTGATTATGAGGTGAGTTGCGATGAATTAGATATGCTGGTTGCAACTGCAAAAGAGGATGATGCGATAATAGGATCAAGATTAATGGGCGGTGGTTTTGGAGGGTGCACTATCAATTTAATTAAAAAAGGACAAGAAAATCAGGTTAAAAACAAGTTTTCGTCCCTTTATTTAGATATATTTGGGATTGAATTAAAATTTTACGACGTAAAAATAGGAAACGGAACAACACTTTACAACTTAGATAAATAA
- a CDS encoding alpha/beta hydrolase — protein MKRIFLFLLVFTKVIDVQSQYNIDTSYTIKSTYAKLINRYPTITIAVPQKDKDVKEVYNIIYNQEKNRILHLDAFINKKQKINPSVIMIHGGGWRSGNKNQMHALGQEIASKGYSSFAIEYRLSLEAKYPQAIFDVKNAIKFIKDNAKRFHVDPNKIVILGCSSGGQMAALIGTTNGDLTLEDTLNKSKSTANVNAIINIDGILAFKHPESEEGEMAGFWLNGTYELNPINWENASALTHTNKNTPPILFINSSLDRFHAGRDDMIAILNKNKTYNEVKTIQNSPHSFWFFNPWFEETTKYITQFLATIFK, from the coding sequence ATGAAAAGGATTTTTCTTTTTTTATTGGTTTTCACTAAAGTTATTGATGTACAAAGTCAATATAACATAGATACATCATATACTATAAAAAGTACTTATGCAAAGTTGATTAACCGTTACCCAACTATTACAATTGCAGTCCCGCAAAAGGATAAAGATGTCAAAGAAGTCTATAATATTATCTATAATCAAGAGAAAAACAGAATATTACATTTAGATGCATTTATCAATAAAAAACAAAAAATAAATCCATCTGTTATCATGATTCATGGTGGAGGATGGAGATCAGGAAATAAAAATCAGATGCATGCTCTAGGGCAAGAAATTGCTTCAAAAGGTTATTCTAGTTTTGCAATAGAATACAGATTATCGCTTGAAGCCAAATATCCTCAGGCAATTTTTGATGTAAAAAATGCGATTAAATTTATAAAAGATAATGCGAAAAGATTTCACGTTGATCCAAACAAAATTGTTATTTTAGGATGCTCTTCAGGAGGTCAAATGGCAGCCTTGATTGGTACAACAAATGGAGATTTGACTTTAGAAGATACTTTAAATAAAAGTAAATCAACCGCTAATGTAAATGCGATTATCAATATAGATGGAATTTTAGCTTTTAAACATCCTGAATCTGAAGAAGGAGAAATGGCCGGTTTTTGGTTAAATGGTACTTATGAATTGAATCCTATAAATTGGGAAAATGCTTCGGCTCTAACACATACCAATAAAAACACACCTCCAATACTATTTATCAATAGTAGTTTGGATCGATTTCATGCAGGGAGAGATGATATGATTGCCATTTTAAATAAAAATAAAACATACAATGAGGTAAAAACAATTCAAAATTCGCCCCATTCCTTTTGGTTCTTTAATCCTTGGTTTGAAGAAACAACAAAATACATAACACAATTTTTAGCTACAATATTTAAATAA
- a CDS encoding pectinesterase family protein produces the protein MNAAKAFPYETVTIYIKNGIYHEKVRIPEFNDRIALVGENKEKTIITYDDYFDKINLGRNSTFYTYTMLVEANDFSATNLTIQNASGDIGQAVALSIMGDRAYIFNCNILGNQDTLYASGNNSRQYFKDCYIEGTTDFIFGKATVLFENCQIHSLKNSYITAASTPEGKEFGFVFKNCTLTADKNATQVYLGRPWRIYAKTVFIECKMGNHILPQGWENWSKPEAEKKAFYAEYNCSGEGFKPEKRVTWSHQLSKKEAKKYTFKNILGF, from the coding sequence ATAAATGCAGCAAAAGCATTTCCTTATGAAACAGTAACAATATATATTAAAAACGGAATTTATCATGAGAAAGTTAGAATCCCAGAATTTAATGATCGTATTGCTCTAGTTGGAGAGAATAAAGAAAAGACAATTATTACCTATGATGATTATTTTGATAAAATCAATTTAGGTAGAAACAGTACTTTTTACACCTATACAATGTTAGTAGAAGCAAATGATTTTTCGGCTACTAATTTAACGATTCAAAATGCCTCAGGTGATATCGGTCAAGCTGTAGCTTTATCGATTATGGGAGACAGAGCCTATATTTTTAACTGTAATATATTAGGAAATCAAGATACATTATATGCTTCTGGAAACAACTCAAGACAATATTTTAAAGATTGCTATATAGAAGGTACAACTGATTTTATTTTTGGAAAAGCAACAGTTCTATTCGAGAATTGCCAAATTCATAGTTTAAAGAATTCTTATATAACAGCTGCATCAACACCAGAAGGAAAAGAATTTGGATTTGTTTTTAAAAACTGTACCCTTACAGCAGATAAAAATGCAACACAAGTATATCTAGGGAGACCATGGCGTATTTATGCTAAAACTGTATTTATAGAGTGCAAAATGGGAAATCATATTCTACCCCAAGGTTGGGAAAACTGGTCGAAACCCGAAGCAGAAAAAAAAGCTTTTTATGCCGAATACAATTGTAGTGGAGAAGGATTTAAACCCGAGAAAAGAGTCACATGGTCACATCAACTAAGTAAAAAAGAAGCTAAAAAATATACATTCAAGAATATACTTGGTTTTTAG
- a CDS encoding DUF4861 family protein: protein MKTIITVSAALILGFTSCKAQNKYDIKTAKTYAEISVKTDGKWEGRKYIGGTVFKNVDKLKLAPEHTDHSFDIRYEGPGWESNRIGYRLYLDWRNAIDIFGKKTSEMILPKVGQDNFDSYHEMSDWGSDILKAGKGIGIGSIDRYLDGKKLHFYEVDSTIAYVENKLNQSNVKVNYFGWKTASDKIDFTSLLTIKPDQLYTEHTIKPSKEIKGICTGIVKQKNTELLKKESKNKKWAYLATYGTQSLVPDKLGMAIFYETSTIDNIADTDLDYLLVFKPTTKTTSFYFLGAWEQEKDGIKTKEEFVKYLDEKLEVLNKKGKM from the coding sequence ATGAAAACAATAATTACAGTATCAGCAGCATTAATTTTAGGATTTACGAGTTGTAAGGCACAAAATAAATATGACATTAAAACAGCCAAAACGTATGCCGAAATATCAGTGAAAACAGATGGAAAATGGGAAGGGCGTAAGTATATTGGAGGAACTGTTTTTAAAAATGTAGATAAACTAAAATTAGCTCCAGAGCATACTGATCATTCATTTGATATACGCTATGAAGGACCAGGATGGGAAAGTAATAGAATTGGATACCGTTTATATTTAGATTGGAGAAACGCCATTGATATTTTTGGTAAGAAAACATCAGAAATGATTTTGCCAAAAGTAGGTCAAGACAATTTTGATTCTTATCATGAAATGAGTGATTGGGGATCAGATATTTTAAAAGCAGGAAAAGGAATTGGAATTGGTTCGATAGACCGTTATTTAGATGGCAAAAAACTACATTTTTATGAAGTTGATTCAACTATAGCTTATGTAGAGAATAAGCTAAATCAATCAAATGTAAAAGTGAACTATTTTGGATGGAAAACTGCTTCAGACAAAATTGATTTCACCTCTCTATTAACAATTAAACCAGATCAATTATATACAGAACATACGATAAAGCCTTCAAAAGAAATTAAAGGAATTTGTACTGGAATTGTCAAGCAAAAAAATACTGAATTGCTTAAAAAAGAAAGCAAAAATAAAAAGTGGGCTTATCTTGCAACTTATGGTACACAATCATTAGTACCAGACAAATTAGGGATGGCAATTTTTTATGAAACAAGTACAATTGATAATATAGCCGATACAGATTTAGATTATTTATTGGTTTTTAAACCTACTACAAAAACAACTTCTTTCTATTTCTTAGGCGCTTGGGAACAAGAAAAAGACGGTATTAAAACAAAAGAAGAATTTGTAAAATATCTAGACGAAAAACTAGAAGTATTGAATAAAAAAGGAAAAATGTAA
- a CDS encoding glycoside hydrolase family 88/105 protein, whose translation MENTIKRNYLGSIVLVCVMTLMSCKTISQEPTKTAVVISKDLKWSEKMALSIMKRHPESYMIDDVKEPKWDYVHGLVLTSFEELYKKTGDVKYYDYIKKYVDALVQEDGSIKSYKFETYNIDMVTAGRLLFNLYDKTKDQKYLKALELLRKQIKEQPRTASGGFWHKKIYPDQMWLDGLYMGEPFYAQYTTQFENGAELDDIAKQFELIQKNDFDKKTGLLFHAWDESKKMPWANPETGTSPNFWSRSLGWYAMALVDVLDYFPKDHPKQKELVAYLNQLSEALVKFQDKKTGLWYQVTDMGDKKGNYLESSGSSMFAYAFAKGANKGYLPKKYKDIANKAFDGLTKQLIKVNPDGEITITQACAVAGLGGKPYRDGSYEYYINERKKDNDPKATGPFILAALELNR comes from the coding sequence ATGGAAAATACAATAAAACGAAATTATTTAGGATCAATAGTATTGGTTTGTGTTATGACATTAATGAGTTGTAAAACGATATCACAAGAGCCAACAAAAACTGCAGTTGTGATTTCTAAAGATCTAAAATGGTCAGAAAAAATGGCTTTGTCAATCATGAAACGCCATCCCGAATCTTATATGATAGACGATGTAAAAGAACCAAAATGGGATTATGTGCATGGCTTAGTTTTAACATCTTTTGAAGAATTATATAAAAAAACAGGCGATGTTAAATATTACGATTACATAAAAAAATACGTTGATGCTTTGGTTCAAGAAGATGGTAGCATTAAAAGCTATAAATTTGAAACTTATAACATCGATATGGTTACGGCAGGTCGCTTGTTGTTTAATTTATATGATAAAACAAAAGATCAAAAATACCTAAAAGCACTAGAGTTATTAAGAAAACAAATCAAAGAACAACCAAGAACCGCAAGCGGGGGATTTTGGCACAAAAAAATATATCCAGATCAAATGTGGTTGGATGGATTATATATGGGAGAACCATTTTATGCACAATACACAACTCAATTTGAAAATGGGGCAGAATTGGATGATATTGCAAAACAATTTGAATTAATTCAGAAGAATGATTTTGATAAAAAAACAGGATTACTTTTTCATGCTTGGGATGAAAGTAAAAAAATGCCCTGGGCAAATCCAGAAACAGGAACCTCTCCAAATTTTTGGTCTCGTTCATTAGGTTGGTACGCAATGGCTTTGGTAGATGTCTTGGATTATTTTCCTAAAGACCACCCAAAGCAAAAAGAATTAGTTGCTTATTTGAATCAACTGTCTGAAGCATTGGTGAAGTTCCAAGATAAAAAAACAGGACTTTGGTATCAAGTTACTGATATGGGCGATAAAAAAGGAAATTATTTAGAGTCATCAGGATCATCTATGTTTGCATATGCTTTTGCAAAAGGAGCGAATAAAGGATATTTGCCAAAAAAATATAAAGACATCGCTAATAAAGCTTTTGATGGATTAACTAAACAATTGATTAAAGTAAATCCTGACGGAGAAATTACGATAACTCAAGCTTGTGCAGTTGCAGGATTAGGTGGTAAACCATATCGCGACGGTTCATACGAATATTATATAAACGAAAGAAAAAAAGACAATGATCCTAAAGCTACAGGTCCGTTTATCTTGGCGGCATTAGAATTAAATAGATAA